The following proteins are encoded in a genomic region of Amycolatopsis sulphurea:
- the nuoE gene encoding NADH-quinone oxidoreductase subunit NuoE, giving the protein MTHPTEVPEPGPRDAETTHMAAAGDTDVVGIAPDPALAEGILADAPAADIFDAGTEQRAQEIIARYPVARSALLPMLHLVQSVQGYVSQEGIAFCARRLDLSDAEVSAVATFYTMYKRRPCGEHLVSVCTNTLCAALGGDEIYRKLQTHLGSAEKPLGHEETAGTPGEPGSITLEHAECLAACDLGPVLQVNYEYFDNQTPEKAVALVDALQAGKKPGPTRGAPLSDFKGAELQLAGFFPEDEATYRADVDGPSQAVETLRGAQLAADRGWTAPGAQDVPLPELEKK; this is encoded by the coding sequence ATGACACACCCGACCGAAGTCCCGGAACCGGGACCACGGGACGCGGAGACCACGCACATGGCCGCGGCGGGCGACACCGATGTCGTCGGTATCGCGCCGGATCCCGCGCTGGCGGAGGGAATCCTGGCCGATGCACCGGCCGCGGACATCTTCGACGCGGGCACCGAGCAGCGCGCGCAGGAGATCATCGCGCGTTACCCGGTCGCTCGTTCCGCGTTGCTGCCGATGCTGCACCTCGTGCAGTCGGTGCAGGGGTACGTGAGCCAGGAGGGTATCGCGTTCTGCGCCCGCCGGCTCGACCTCAGCGACGCCGAGGTCAGCGCGGTCGCCACGTTCTACACCATGTACAAGCGCCGTCCCTGCGGTGAGCACCTGGTGAGCGTGTGCACCAACACGTTGTGCGCGGCGCTGGGCGGCGACGAGATCTACCGCAAGCTGCAGACCCACCTCGGCTCCGCGGAAAAGCCGTTGGGGCACGAGGAAACCGCGGGCACGCCGGGTGAGCCGGGGTCGATCACGCTGGAGCACGCGGAGTGCCTGGCCGCCTGTGACCTCGGTCCGGTGCTGCAGGTCAACTACGAGTACTTCGACAACCAGACCCCGGAGAAGGCCGTCGCGCTGGTCGACGCGCTGCAGGCGGGGAAGAAGCCGGGGCCGACGCGGGGCGCGCCGCTGAGCGACTTCAAGGGTGCCGAACTGCAGCTGGCCGGGTTCTTCCCGGAGGACGAGGCGACCTACCGCGCGGACGTCGACGGGCCGTCGCAGGCCGTCGAAACGTTGCGGGGCGCGCAGCTCGCCGCCGACCGCGGCTGGACGGCGCCGGGCGCGCAGGACGTTCCGCTGCCAGAGTTGGAGAAGAAGTAA
- a CDS encoding NADH-quinone oxidoreductase subunit D gives MSSTDETTTEVPEADSRDTTEGRVYTVSGGDWDDVLADAQHDERMVINMGPQHPSTHGVLRLVLEMEGETVTQLRSVIGYLHTGIEKNCEYRTWTQGVTFVTRMDYLAPLSTELAYCLGVEKLLGIQAPPRAELLRVLLLEINRIGSHLVYIATGGMELGATTAMTLGFREREEVLHLLEHLTGLRMNHAFIRPGGLAQDMPADFAEKVTEFCKVMDKRLPLYDKLFTGQPIWRNRLKDVGVLPLDACLALGITGPILRSAGLPWDLRKTEPYSRYDEFEFEVPTSTDADCWARYLIRVEEMHQSLKIIKQVLKKLEPGPVMVEDKKVAWPAQLSLGSDGMGNSLEHVRKIMGQSMESLIHHFKLVTEGFHVPAGQVYAPVESPRGEIGAHLVSDGGTRPLRVHMREPSFVNLQSMPAMSEGGLVADVIAAVASIDPVMGGVDR, from the coding sequence GTGAGCAGTACCGACGAAACCACGACCGAAGTCCCCGAGGCGGACAGCCGCGACACCACCGAAGGCCGCGTCTACACGGTTTCCGGCGGGGACTGGGACGACGTGCTCGCCGACGCGCAGCACGACGAGCGCATGGTGATCAACATGGGCCCGCAGCACCCGTCCACGCACGGGGTGCTGCGGCTGGTGCTGGAGATGGAGGGCGAGACCGTCACGCAGCTGCGCTCGGTCATCGGCTATCTGCACACCGGCATCGAGAAGAACTGCGAGTACCGCACCTGGACCCAGGGCGTCACCTTCGTGACGCGGATGGACTACCTCGCGCCGTTGTCCACCGAGCTGGCCTACTGCCTCGGGGTGGAGAAGCTGCTCGGCATCCAGGCGCCGCCGCGGGCCGAGCTGCTGCGGGTGCTGCTGCTGGAGATCAACCGGATCGGCTCGCACCTGGTCTACATCGCCACCGGCGGCATGGAACTGGGCGCCACCACCGCGATGACGCTCGGGTTCCGCGAGCGGGAAGAAGTGCTGCACCTGCTGGAGCACCTGACCGGGCTGCGGATGAACCACGCGTTCATCCGGCCCGGCGGGCTGGCGCAGGACATGCCGGCGGACTTCGCGGAGAAGGTCACCGAGTTCTGCAAGGTGATGGACAAGCGGCTGCCGCTCTACGACAAGCTCTTCACCGGTCAGCCGATCTGGCGCAACCGGCTCAAGGACGTCGGCGTGCTGCCGCTGGACGCCTGCCTCGCGCTCGGCATCACCGGCCCGATCCTGCGGTCCGCGGGCCTGCCCTGGGACCTGCGCAAGACCGAGCCGTATTCGCGCTACGACGAGTTCGAGTTCGAGGTGCCCACTTCGACCGACGCGGACTGCTGGGCGCGGTACCTCATCCGGGTCGAGGAGATGCACCAGAGCCTGAAGATCATCAAGCAGGTGCTGAAGAAGCTCGAACCGGGTCCGGTCATGGTCGAGGACAAGAAGGTCGCCTGGCCGGCCCAGCTGTCGCTCGGCAGCGACGGGATGGGCAACTCGCTGGAGCACGTCCGCAAGATCATGGGCCAGTCCATGGAATCGCTGATCCATCACTTCAAGCTGGTCACCGAGGGCTTCCACGTCCCGGCCGGCCAGGTGTACGCGCCGGTGGAATCGCCGCGTGGCGAGATCGGCGCGCACCTGGTGTCCGACGGCGGCACCCGGCCGCTGCGGGTGCACATGCGCGAGCCCAGTTTCGTGAACCTGCAGTCGATGCCCGCGATGTCCGAGGGCGGGCTGGTGGCCGACGTGATCGCCGCGGTCGCCTCGATCGACCCGGTGATGGGGGGAGTGGACCGATGA
- a CDS encoding NADH-quinone oxidoreductase subunit C codes for MSPVPQNPAERPETGGEQSSAERPEAGLEPRGAEPVVAGEVRKGMFGVRGSGDTSGYGGLRLPAYSPPPAERPYGGWFDEFADELYAAMADNEIPATAIQQTTVDRGEITFYVGRDYLVQLATILRDDTGLRFELLSSVSGVDYGVDVPQRLHSVYHFTSMTYRRRIRLEVTLDIEDPHVPSLVGLYPTADWQEREAYDMFGIVYDGHPALTRILMPDDWDGHPQRKDYPLGGIPVEYKGAEIPPPDQRRSYS; via the coding sequence GTGAGCCCGGTGCCCCAAAACCCAGCAGAGCGGCCGGAAACCGGCGGCGAGCAGTCCAGCGCGGAGCGGCCTGAGGCCGGTCTGGAACCCCGCGGCGCGGAGCCGGTCGTCGCGGGCGAGGTGCGCAAGGGCATGTTCGGTGTCCGCGGCAGTGGTGACACCTCCGGCTACGGAGGGCTCCGGCTGCCCGCGTACAGCCCGCCGCCCGCCGAGCGTCCGTACGGTGGCTGGTTCGACGAGTTCGCCGACGAGCTGTACGCGGCCATGGCCGACAACGAGATCCCGGCGACCGCGATCCAGCAGACCACTGTGGACCGTGGCGAGATCACCTTCTACGTCGGCCGCGACTACCTGGTGCAGCTCGCGACCATCCTGCGCGACGACACCGGTCTCCGGTTCGAGCTGCTCAGCTCGGTGTCCGGAGTGGACTACGGGGTGGATGTGCCGCAGCGGCTGCACTCGGTCTACCACTTCACCTCGATGACCTACCGGCGCCGGATCCGGCTGGAAGTGACGCTGGACATCGAGGATCCGCACGTGCCCTCGCTGGTCGGGCTGTACCCGACCGCGGACTGGCAGGAGCGCGAGGCCTACGACATGTTCGGCATCGTCTACGACGGTCACCCGGCGCTGACCCGGATCCTGATGCCGGACGACTGGGACGGCCACCCCCAGCGCAAGGACTACCCGCTCGGCGGGATCCCGGTCGAATACAAGGGCGCGGAAATCCCGCCGCCAGACCAGCGGAGGTCGTACTCGTGA
- a CDS encoding NuoB/complex I 20 kDa subunit family protein, with product MGLEEKLPNGILLASLEGLVNWARKNSLWPATFGLACCAIEMMTVGGSRYDIARFGMERFSATPRQADLMIVAGRVTQKMAPVLRQIYDQMAEPKWVLAMGVCASSGGMFNNYAVVQGVDHVVPVDMYLPGCPPRPEMLLDAILKLHAKIQDEPINARRAALRAASGARTELVPSSIKYAKK from the coding sequence ATGGGCCTGGAAGAGAAGCTCCCCAACGGCATCCTGCTGGCCAGTCTCGAAGGCCTGGTCAACTGGGCGCGCAAGAACTCGCTGTGGCCCGCCACCTTCGGCCTCGCCTGCTGCGCGATCGAGATGATGACCGTCGGCGGATCCCGCTACGACATCGCCCGGTTCGGCATGGAGCGGTTCAGCGCCACGCCGCGGCAGGCCGATCTGATGATCGTGGCCGGGCGGGTGACCCAGAAGATGGCGCCGGTGCTGCGGCAGATCTACGACCAGATGGCCGAGCCGAAGTGGGTGCTCGCGATGGGCGTGTGCGCCTCCTCCGGCGGCATGTTCAACAACTACGCCGTGGTGCAGGGCGTGGACCACGTGGTGCCGGTCGACATGTACCTGCCCGGCTGCCCGCCGCGCCCGGAGATGCTGCTCGACGCGATCCTCAAGCTGCACGCCAAGATCCAGGACGAGCCGATCAACGCCCGTCGCGCCGCCCTTCGTGCGGCCAGCGGGGCGCGCACCGAACTGGTCCCCTCGTCGATCAAGTACGCGAAGAAGTGA
- a CDS encoding NADH-quinone oxidoreductase subunit A, translated as MVSVLAQADSGPAAPGLKVYLPLVLLFVLAAAFAVLSVLLGPMVGPSRFNRAKSAAYECGIEPSPQPLVGGGRMPVAYYITAMLFILFDIEMVFLYPFAVNANALGVFGLVEILLFIVTVGFAYAYVWRRGGLDWN; from the coding sequence ATGGTGTCCGTGCTGGCGCAGGCCGATTCCGGACCGGCGGCGCCCGGCCTGAAGGTGTACCTGCCGCTCGTTCTGCTGTTCGTGCTCGCGGCCGCGTTCGCCGTGCTCTCGGTGCTGCTCGGCCCGATGGTCGGCCCGAGCCGGTTCAACCGGGCGAAGTCCGCGGCCTACGAGTGCGGTATCGAACCCTCCCCGCAGCCGCTGGTCGGCGGCGGCCGGATGCCGGTGGCCTACTACATCACCGCGATGCTGTTCATCCTGTTCGACATCGAGATGGTGTTCCTCTACCCGTTCGCGGTGAACGCCAACGCGCTCGGCGTGTTCGGCCTGGTGGAGATCCTGCTGTTCATCGTTACGGTCGGCTTCGCCTACGCCTACGTGTGGCGGCGCGGCGGCCTGGATTGGAACTGA
- a CDS encoding geranylgeranyl reductase family protein gives MTISRRSPDHDAEVIVVGAGPAGSTAATYLARAGVDVLLLEKTAFPREKVCGDGLTPRGVKQLIDLGLDTSEEAGWVHSRGLRILTGDLTLELDWPDLTSYPPYGVARTRQDFDDLLAKTAVKAGARLYERTTVTGAITNAAGRVVGVEAKVGPEKTPVRYRAPLVLACDGVSARLALSVGIDKNEKRPMGVAVRRYYKSPRHDDPFIEGHLELWDRSDPRNPKLLPGYGWAFPLGDGTVNVGLGMLSTSASFRNTDYRALLRQWLDGTPEEWGYREENAVGKVGGAGLPMGFNRTPHYRDGLLLLGDAGGMVSPFNGEGISAAMESAQLAAEVVVQALARPSGPSRERALAGYPRAVADLMGGYYRLGNVFAKLIGKPAVMHTATKYGLRINKILPLVYKGLSGCYDARGGDGVDRLIAALARATPSPR, from the coding sequence ATGACGATCTCCCGCCGCAGCCCGGACCACGATGCCGAAGTGATCGTGGTCGGCGCCGGACCGGCCGGCTCCACCGCGGCCACGTACCTCGCCCGTGCCGGCGTCGACGTGCTGCTGCTGGAGAAGACCGCGTTCCCGCGCGAGAAGGTCTGTGGCGACGGGCTCACCCCGCGCGGCGTCAAGCAGCTGATCGACCTCGGCCTCGACACCAGCGAAGAGGCCGGCTGGGTGCACAGCCGCGGCCTGCGCATCCTCACCGGCGATCTGACGCTGGAGCTCGACTGGCCCGACCTCACCAGCTACCCGCCCTACGGCGTCGCGCGCACCCGCCAGGACTTCGACGACCTGCTCGCGAAGACCGCGGTGAAGGCAGGCGCCCGGCTGTACGAACGCACCACGGTGACCGGTGCGATCACGAACGCCGCCGGCCGCGTGGTCGGCGTGGAGGCGAAGGTCGGCCCGGAGAAGACGCCGGTGCGTTATCGCGCGCCCCTGGTGCTCGCCTGCGATGGCGTGTCCGCGCGGCTCGCGCTGAGCGTCGGCATCGATAAGAACGAGAAGCGCCCGATGGGCGTCGCGGTCCGCCGGTACTACAAGAGCCCGCGGCACGACGACCCGTTCATCGAGGGCCACCTTGAGCTGTGGGACCGGTCGGACCCGCGCAACCCGAAGCTGCTGCCCGGCTACGGCTGGGCGTTCCCGCTCGGCGACGGTACGGTCAACGTCGGGCTCGGCATGCTGTCCACTTCGGCCTCGTTCCGCAACACCGACTACCGCGCGCTGCTGCGTCAGTGGCTCGACGGCACGCCGGAAGAATGGGGCTACCGCGAGGAAAACGCGGTCGGCAAGGTCGGTGGCGCCGGGCTGCCGATGGGCTTCAACCGCACCCCGCACTACCGCGACGGCCTGCTGCTGCTCGGTGACGCGGGCGGCATGGTGAGCCCGTTCAACGGTGAGGGCATCTCGGCTGCGATGGAGTCCGCGCAGCTCGCCGCGGAGGTCGTGGTGCAGGCGCTGGCGCGGCCGTCGGGGCCGTCGCGGGAACGTGCGCTGGCCGGGTACCCGCGGGCGGTGGCCGATCTGATGGGCGGCTACTACCGGCTCGGCAACGTGTTCGCGAAGCTGATCGGCAAGCCCGCGGTCATGCACACGGCGACCAAGTACGGGCTGCGCATCAACAAGATCCTTCCCTTGGTGTACAAGGGTCTTTCCGGTTGCTACGACGCGCGCGGCGGCGACGGCGTCGACCGCTTGATCGCCGCCCTCGCCCGCGCCACCCCCAGCCCGCGCTGA
- a CDS encoding demethylmenaquinone methyltransferase, which yields MPRASLDKDPHDVAAMFDGVASGYDRANSFMTFGFDRRWRTTTARVLDARAGERVLDLAAGTGVSTVEYARGGAWCLAADFSVGMLRAGRHRRVPMVAADALHLPFADDSFDAVTISLALRNFVDTKAALAEILRVVKPGGRLVVCEVSTPTFAPIRFVYRRFMLKLLTWVGSRSSTNPEAYSYLAESMLAWPDQRALGEIIAGAGWTEVEWLNLTFGVVAIHRARKPH from the coding sequence ATGCCACGCGCCAGCCTGGACAAGGATCCCCACGACGTCGCCGCGATGTTCGACGGCGTCGCGTCCGGTTACGACCGGGCCAACTCGTTCATGACGTTCGGCTTCGACCGCAGGTGGCGGACCACCACCGCGCGGGTGCTGGACGCCAGGGCCGGGGAACGCGTGCTCGACCTGGCGGCCGGCACCGGCGTGTCCACTGTCGAGTACGCGAGGGGCGGCGCCTGGTGCCTGGCCGCGGACTTCTCCGTCGGCATGCTCCGGGCCGGACGGCACCGGCGGGTGCCGATGGTCGCCGCGGACGCACTGCATCTGCCCTTCGCCGACGACAGCTTCGACGCGGTGACGATTTCCTTGGCGCTGCGCAACTTCGTGGACACCAAGGCGGCGCTGGCGGAGATCCTGCGGGTGGTCAAGCCGGGCGGGCGGCTGGTCGTCTGCGAGGTGTCCACGCCCACCTTCGCGCCGATCCGGTTCGTCTACCGGCGGTTCATGCTCAAGCTGCTCACCTGGGTCGGCAGCCGCTCCTCGACGAACCCGGAGGCCTACTCCTACCTGGCCGAGTCCATGCTCGCCTGGCCCGATCAGCGGGCACTCGGCGAGATCATCGCGGGCGCGGGCTGGACCGAAGTGGAATGGCTGAACCTCACCTTCGGCGTCGTCGCCATCCACCGCGCCCGCAAACCCCACTAA
- a CDS encoding DUF4386 domain-containing protein, whose product MTTTTRARPQGGPPLLAPALAFGVLTIASAVLGATGTRPDSTAAEVSAYDLGHRGLLDLLAFTVFGASIPLAIWAATVYRRQRKLGVTAPGAAIGLAGGVLAAASLAISGLAIWTAAQTADAGAPALSRALTSFAFATGGPGFVVPLALLIAGLAVPALFLGLLPRWVSIAGLLIAAAAVLATFSLLTPALYPLIPIGRFGGVIWLVLAGVLLPRDRHRAR is encoded by the coding sequence ATGACCACCACGACCCGCGCCCGGCCGCAGGGCGGACCGCCGCTGCTCGCTCCCGCGCTCGCGTTCGGGGTGCTGACCATCGCCTCCGCGGTGCTCGGCGCCACCGGCACCCGGCCGGACTCGACGGCGGCCGAGGTGAGCGCCTATGACCTCGGCCACCGCGGGCTGCTCGACCTGCTCGCCTTTACGGTGTTCGGCGCCTCGATCCCGCTGGCGATCTGGGCGGCGACGGTCTACCGCAGGCAGCGCAAGCTGGGCGTCACCGCGCCGGGTGCGGCGATCGGGCTGGCCGGAGGAGTGCTGGCCGCGGCCTCGCTCGCGATCAGCGGGCTCGCCATCTGGACCGCGGCGCAGACGGCCGACGCCGGGGCGCCCGCGCTGTCCCGCGCGCTGACCAGCTTCGCGTTCGCCACCGGCGGGCCGGGGTTCGTGGTGCCGCTCGCGCTGCTGATCGCGGGACTCGCGGTACCGGCGTTGTTCCTCGGGCTGCTGCCGCGCTGGGTCTCGATCGCCGGCCTTTTGATCGCGGCCGCCGCCGTGCTCGCCACGTTCTCCCTGCTGACCCCGGCGCTGTACCCGCTGATCCCGATCGGCCGGTTCGGCGGGGTGATCTGGCTGGTCCTGGCCGGGGTGCTGCTGCCCCGCGACCGTCACCGGGCGCGCTGA
- a CDS encoding MarR family winged helix-turn-helix transcriptional regulator, with protein MSASPPIPPPIGNAFLLAQLGAHATRRFAERVAELDLTPPQTGLLRVIARRPGESQQALAAELGTPPTRLVALVDGLEQRGLIERRRNPKDRRLYAVHLSEKGRETMRALAKAGAAHEDELTSALSTKDREVLHELLGRIAEQHGLTPGVHPGYRSLG; from the coding sequence ATGTCAGCGTCTCCCCCGATACCTCCCCCGATCGGCAACGCCTTCCTGCTCGCCCAGCTCGGCGCGCACGCGACCCGGCGATTCGCCGAGCGCGTCGCGGAGCTGGACCTGACCCCGCCGCAGACCGGGCTGCTCCGCGTGATCGCGCGCCGTCCGGGCGAAAGCCAGCAGGCGCTCGCCGCCGAGCTGGGCACCCCGCCGACCCGGCTCGTCGCGCTCGTCGACGGGCTCGAACAGCGCGGCCTCATCGAGCGCCGGCGTAACCCGAAGGACCGCCGCCTCTACGCCGTGCACCTCAGCGAAAAAGGCCGCGAGACGATGCGCGCACTCGCCAAAGCCGGTGCGGCACATGAAGACGAGCTGACCTCCGCACTGTCCACAAAGGATCGCGAGGTTCTGCACGAGCTGCTCGGGCGGATCGCGGAGCAGCACGGCCTGACCCCGGGCGTACATCCCGGGTACCGCAGCCTGGGCTGA
- the asnB gene encoding asparagine synthase (glutamine-hydrolyzing), with translation MCGITGWVSFRRDLTQEAAELAAMTATMSCRGPDASGTWAVPHAALGHRRLAVIDLPGGAQPMTVDTPDGPVSMVYSGEAYNFTELRDELRRRGARFTTGSDTEVVLRGYLEWGEALVDRLNGMYAFAIWDTRADKLVMIRDRMGIKPFYYYETEDGVLFGSEPKAILANRLAERVITTDGLRELFAFTKAPGTGVWEGMRELRPGHLAVVDRAGLRETCYWQLEVTEHTDSTEETVAHVRSLLDDIIRRQLVADVPRCMLLSGGLDSSAMTAIAALQVQEHGEVVRSFAVDFPNQAENFRAEDISPTQDTPFVHAVAEHIVCEHQDIMLDGGAMADPATRAAAVGARDLPIGFGDRDNSLYLLFKAIREKSTVALSGESADEVFGGYPWFHNEKREADTFPWLAGADSPMNPASLLDAGLAANLDLETYKADQYRQALSEVPYKDSETGLERRMREVCYLHLTRMVQTLLDRKDRMSMAVGLEVRVPFCDHRLVQYVFNTPWSLKSFDGREKSILRGATKDVLPESVANRKKSGYPGNFDPAYLSAIQAHARELVSTDHAVLEFHDRASVLAACEAGIAEITGHQRSGLERFLDMAVWLDQRNPTLKLS, from the coding sequence ATGTGTGGCATCACCGGTTGGGTCTCCTTTCGCCGCGACCTGACGCAGGAAGCCGCCGAGCTGGCCGCGATGACGGCGACCATGTCCTGCCGCGGCCCCGACGCGAGCGGCACCTGGGCCGTCCCGCACGCCGCGCTCGGGCACCGCAGGCTCGCCGTGATCGACCTGCCCGGCGGGGCGCAGCCGATGACCGTCGACACCCCCGACGGCCCGGTCTCGATGGTCTACTCCGGCGAGGCCTACAACTTCACCGAGCTGCGCGACGAGCTGCGCCGCCGGGGCGCACGGTTCACCACCGGCTCGGACACCGAGGTCGTGCTGCGCGGGTACCTGGAATGGGGTGAGGCGCTCGTCGACCGGCTCAACGGGATGTACGCCTTCGCCATCTGGGACACCCGCGCCGACAAGCTGGTGATGATCCGCGACCGGATGGGCATCAAGCCGTTCTACTACTACGAGACCGAGGACGGCGTGCTGTTCGGCTCCGAGCCGAAGGCGATCCTGGCCAACCGGCTGGCCGAGCGGGTGATCACCACCGACGGGCTGCGCGAGCTGTTCGCCTTCACCAAGGCGCCCGGCACGGGGGTCTGGGAAGGCATGCGCGAGCTGCGGCCGGGACACCTGGCCGTGGTGGACCGCGCCGGGCTGCGCGAGACCTGTTACTGGCAGCTCGAAGTCACCGAACACACCGACAGCACCGAGGAAACCGTCGCGCATGTGCGGTCGCTGCTCGACGACATCATCCGGCGCCAGCTGGTCGCCGACGTGCCCCGCTGCATGCTGCTCTCCGGCGGGCTGGACTCGTCCGCGATGACCGCGATCGCCGCGCTGCAGGTGCAGGAGCACGGCGAGGTGGTCCGCAGCTTCGCGGTCGATTTCCCCAACCAGGCGGAGAATTTCCGCGCCGAGGACATCTCGCCCACGCAGGACACACCGTTCGTGCACGCGGTCGCCGAGCACATCGTGTGCGAGCACCAGGACATCATGCTGGACGGCGGGGCGATGGCGGATCCGGCGACCCGGGCCGCCGCGGTCGGCGCCCGGGACCTGCCGATCGGCTTCGGCGACCGGGACAACTCGCTGTACCTGCTGTTCAAGGCGATCCGGGAGAAGTCGACGGTCGCGCTGTCCGGGGAGTCCGCGGACGAGGTGTTCGGCGGATACCCGTGGTTCCACAACGAAAAACGCGAGGCGGACACCTTCCCCTGGCTGGCCGGTGCAGATTCGCCGATGAACCCGGCTTCGCTGCTGGACGCCGGGCTCGCCGCGAACCTGGACCTGGAGACCTACAAAGCCGACCAGTACCGCCAGGCGCTGAGCGAAGTTCCGTACAAGGACAGCGAAACCGGGCTGGAACGCCGGATGCGCGAAGTGTGCTACCTGCACCTGACCCGGATGGTGCAGACCCTGCTCGACCGCAAGGACCGGATGTCCATGGCGGTCGGGCTGGAGGTCCGGGTCCCGTTCTGCGATCACCGGCTGGTGCAGTACGTGTTCAACACCCCGTGGTCGCTGAAGTCCTTCGACGGCCGGGAGAAGAGCATCCTGCGCGGCGCGACCAAGGACGTCCTCCCGGAGAGCGTCGCGAACCGCAAGAAGAGCGGCTACCCGGGCAATTTCGACCCGGCGTACCTGTCCGCCATCCAGGCGCACGCCCGTGAGCTGGTCTCCACCGACCACGCGGTGCTGGAGTTCCACGACCGGGCGTCGGTACTGGCCGCCTGCGAGGCAGGCATCGCCGAGATCACCGGTCACCAGCGTTCCGGCCTGGAACGGTTCCTCGACATGGCCGTCTGGCTGGACCAGCGCAACCCGACCCTGAAGCTGAGCTGA
- a CDS encoding glycosyltransferase family 4 protein: MHIVQLANFYGPRSGGLRTALHHLGAGYVASGHRVTLVVPGTGYAVETLPSGVRRHSLPAPRIPGTGGYRAVDPHRVRAVLRRLEPDRLEVSDRLTLRGMGTWARRHGVPSTVISHERLDRLLEQFLLPAPVARHVADTANRRMAASYDTVVCTTSFARAEFDRIAAPNVRRVPLGVDLATFAPAMRDEGWRLSLSGGADALLVHCGRLSPEKHVERSVDTVAELTESGARVRLVIAGDGPRRRALERRARGLPVTFLGFLSGRGEVARLLATADVSLAPGPHETFGLAALEALASGTPVVVSASSALGEIVRPGCGAAVDDHAPAFATAVTGLLARPEDLRRAAARARAEEFAWPDSVRGMLDALG; the protein is encoded by the coding sequence ATGCACATCGTCCAGCTGGCGAACTTCTACGGACCACGCTCGGGTGGCTTGCGTACCGCGCTACACCACCTCGGCGCCGGATACGTGGCCAGTGGGCATCGCGTGACGCTCGTGGTGCCCGGCACCGGTTACGCGGTGGAAACCCTGCCCAGCGGTGTACGTCGGCACTCGCTGCCCGCGCCGCGGATCCCCGGTACCGGTGGCTACCGGGCGGTCGACCCTCACCGCGTACGCGCCGTACTGCGCCGGCTCGAACCGGACCGGCTGGAGGTGTCCGACCGGCTGACCTTGCGTGGGATGGGCACCTGGGCGCGGCGCCACGGCGTACCGAGCACGGTCATCTCGCACGAACGGCTCGACCGGCTGCTGGAACAGTTCCTGCTGCCTGCGCCGGTGGCCCGGCACGTCGCGGACACGGCGAACCGCCGGATGGCCGCCAGCTACGACACAGTGGTCTGTACCACTTCGTTCGCGCGGGCGGAGTTCGACCGGATCGCCGCGCCGAACGTGCGCCGCGTCCCGCTCGGCGTCGATCTGGCCACCTTCGCCCCGGCCATGCGGGACGAGGGCTGGCGGCTCTCGCTGTCCGGCGGCGCCGACGCGTTGCTTGTCCACTGTGGACGTCTGTCGCCGGAGAAGCACGTGGAACGCAGTGTGGACACGGTCGCCGAGCTGACCGAATCGGGTGCCCGAGTACGGCTGGTGATCGCCGGCGACGGACCCCGCCGGCGCGCGCTGGAACGCCGCGCCCGCGGGTTGCCGGTGACCTTCCTCGGCTTCCTCTCCGGTCGTGGTGAGGTGGCCCGGTTACTGGCCACCGCGGACGTTTCGCTCGCCCCGGGTCCCCACGAGACGTTCGGGCTGGCGGCGCTGGAGGCGCTGGCGTCCGGCACTCCGGTGGTGGTGTCGGCCTCGTCCGCGCTGGGCGAGATCGTCCGGCCCGGCTGTGGTGCCGCCGTGGACGACCACGCCCCGGCGTTCGCCACCGCCGTCACCGGGCTGCTCGCACGCCCGGAAGACCTCCGCCGCGCCGCGGCCCGGGCGCGGGCGGAGGAATTCGCCTGGCCGGACTCCGTGCGCGGCATGCTCGACGCCCTCGGCTGA